The Streptomyces sp. NBC_00344 genome includes a window with the following:
- a CDS encoding 3-hydroxyacyl-CoA dehydrogenase NAD-binding domain-containing protein, producing MSTTTSELLKGAAELFPGEVVTQAHVRHLDLPGGAGRFALITLDNGLDHTKPTTFGPQSLANLDAAIDQVEKEAAEGTIVGVGLTGKPFIFAVGADLKGVELLKNHSDALAIGKGGHDVFKRLSALAVPTFAYYNGAAMGGGVEVGLHCAYRTVTQALPAFSLPEVFLGLVPGWGGCALLPNLIGADRAVSVIIENSLNQNRQLKGKQVFELGIADAIFEGADFLEQSLIWTSAVLRGEIQVIRPEIDRGEAWDQAVARGRAIADSKVHGAAPAAYRALDIIAAAKNGDLRHGFDAEDQALADLIMGGELRSGIYAFNLVQKRAKRPAGAPDKSLARPVTKVGVVGAGLMASQLALLFLRRLEVPVVLTDIDQARVDKGVGYVHSEIDKLLSKHRINQDKANRLKALVTGVLDKAEGFADADFIIEAVFEEIGVKQQVFAEVEAVAPAHAILATNTSSLSVSEMASKLKHPERVVGFHFFNPVAILPLLEIVRGEQTDDASLATAFGVARKLKKTTVLVKDAPAFVVNRILTRFMGEIQNVIDEGTPVEVAEKAVEPLGLPMSPLVLLELVGPAIGLHVSETLNRAFPERFTVSENLAAVVKAGKRGFYVYDSGKPELDPEVAALLKQGTSVLSEEQTRDRVLDAVAQEIGLMLAEGVVAEAQDIDLCLITGAGWPFHLGGITPYLDREGVSERVNGKRFLAQGVASVPA from the coding sequence GTGAGCACCACCACCTCTGAGCTTCTGAAGGGCGCGGCCGAGCTGTTCCCCGGTGAGGTCGTCACACAGGCGCACGTACGCCACCTCGACCTGCCGGGCGGTGCGGGCAGGTTCGCGCTGATCACGCTCGACAACGGCCTGGACCACACCAAGCCGACCACCTTCGGCCCCCAGTCGCTGGCCAATCTCGACGCCGCCATCGACCAGGTCGAGAAGGAGGCCGCCGAGGGCACGATCGTCGGAGTCGGCCTCACCGGCAAGCCGTTCATCTTCGCGGTCGGCGCCGACCTCAAGGGCGTCGAGCTGCTGAAGAACCACTCGGACGCGCTCGCCATCGGCAAGGGCGGTCACGACGTCTTCAAGCGGCTGTCCGCGCTCGCCGTCCCCACCTTCGCGTACTACAACGGTGCGGCGATGGGTGGCGGTGTCGAGGTCGGTCTGCACTGTGCCTACCGCACCGTGACCCAGGCTCTTCCCGCGTTCTCGCTCCCCGAGGTCTTCCTGGGTCTCGTCCCGGGCTGGGGCGGCTGCGCGCTGCTCCCGAACCTCATCGGTGCGGACCGCGCGGTCTCGGTGATCATCGAGAACTCGCTGAACCAGAACCGCCAGCTCAAGGGCAAGCAGGTCTTCGAGCTCGGTATCGCCGACGCGATCTTCGAGGGTGCCGACTTCCTCGAGCAGTCACTGATCTGGACCTCCGCCGTGCTGCGCGGCGAGATCCAGGTCATCCGCCCGGAGATCGACCGCGGTGAGGCCTGGGACCAGGCCGTGGCGCGCGGGAGGGCGATCGCCGACTCCAAGGTGCACGGCGCCGCCCCGGCCGCCTATCGCGCGCTGGACATCATCGCGGCCGCCAAGAACGGCGACCTGCGCCACGGCTTCGACGCGGAGGACCAGGCCCTCGCGGACCTGATCATGGGCGGCGAACTGCGCAGCGGTATCTACGCGTTCAACCTGGTGCAGAAGCGCGCCAAGCGTCCGGCCGGCGCCCCGGACAAGAGCCTGGCGCGCCCGGTCACCAAGGTCGGTGTCGTCGGTGCGGGTCTGATGGCCTCACAGCTGGCGCTGCTCTTCCTGCGCCGCCTCGAGGTGCCGGTCGTACTGACCGACATCGACCAGGCGCGGGTCGACAAGGGGGTGGGCTACGTCCACTCCGAGATCGACAAGCTGCTCTCCAAGCACCGCATCAACCAGGACAAGGCCAACCGTCTCAAGGCCCTGGTGACCGGTGTGCTCGACAAGGCCGAGGGCTTCGCGGACGCCGACTTCATCATCGAGGCCGTCTTCGAGGAGATCGGCGTCAAGCAGCAGGTGTTCGCGGAGGTCGAGGCGGTCGCCCCGGCCCACGCGATCCTCGCCACCAACACCTCGTCTCTCTCGGTCTCCGAGATGGCGTCGAAGCTGAAGCACCCCGAGCGGGTCGTCGGCTTCCACTTCTTCAACCCGGTCGCGATCCTCCCGCTGCTGGAGATCGTCCGCGGTGAGCAGACCGACGACGCCTCGCTGGCCACGGCCTTCGGCGTGGCGCGGAAGCTGAAGAAGACCACGGTCCTGGTGAAGGACGCCCCGGCGTTCGTCGTCAACCGGATCCTCACCCGCTTCATGGGCGAGATCCAGAACGTCATCGACGAGGGCACCCCGGTCGAGGTCGCGGAGAAGGCCGTGGAGCCGCTCGGCCTGCCGATGTCCCCGCTGGTGCTGCTCGAGCTGGTCGGCCCGGCCATCGGCCTCCATGTCTCCGAGACCCTGAACCGCGCCTTCCCGGAGCGCTTCACGGTCTCAGAGAACCTGGCCGCCGTGGTCAAGGCCGGCAAGCGGGGCTTCTACGTCTACGACTCGGGCAAGCCCGAGCTGGACCCGGAGGTCGCCGCCCTCCTCAAGCAGGGCACATCCGTCCTGTCCGAGGAGCAGACCCGTGACCGTGTCCTGGACGCGGTCGCGCAGGAGATCGGTCTGATGCTCGCCGAGGGTGTCGTGGCAGAGGCCCAGGACATCGACCTGTGCCTGATCACCGGCGCCGGCTGGCCCTTCCACCTGGGCGGCATCACGCCGTACCTGGACCGCGAGGGTGTCTCGGAGCGCGTCAACGGCAAGAGGTTCCTGGCGCAGGGCGTGGCGAGCGTCCCGGCGTAG
- a CDS encoding phage baseplate protein has protein sequence MADTGRRTSRRALLFAGGAAVVAAATGGVVAAVGRDGTSGHRSAVHGVGEFSLTSPSELLPPTALHETTGPQSFAFDDTRGHLYAVQQMQDGLRLPGEPRPVRYAERLRRGDLCVSKLSRSGALLGHMYLRGFGHGISLGVEPSAGQVKLWVESGADPVTGYGRAVARIPFSDGAVLDSGAPSVRHHVPLPGTLRNHPALDLAGRRVLISHWAGGQHRYAVYRMNEFLAGRYEPTHLVRDTARRRGEPLQGCALHGDHIYQLTGNPYTVRTGINPPDSGGNTFVSAIAITAGGSAGRRHVTAALSLPFREPEGIAVRLSPAPQLCTGFSSKTTGRRELSVHGFTR, from the coding sequence ATGGCGGACACCGGGCGGCGTACCAGCCGCAGAGCTCTGCTGTTCGCGGGCGGGGCGGCGGTGGTGGCCGCTGCCACCGGCGGCGTGGTGGCAGCGGTCGGCCGAGACGGCACGTCCGGACACCGTTCGGCCGTGCACGGGGTGGGCGAGTTCTCCCTCACCTCACCGTCGGAACTGCTCCCGCCCACCGCGCTGCACGAGACCACCGGCCCGCAGTCGTTCGCCTTCGACGACACCCGGGGCCATCTCTACGCGGTGCAGCAGATGCAGGACGGACTGCGGCTGCCCGGCGAACCGCGGCCGGTCCGCTACGCCGAGCGGCTTCGCCGCGGTGACCTGTGCGTCTCCAAGCTGTCGCGGAGCGGGGCCCTTCTCGGCCACATGTATCTACGGGGATTCGGCCATGGGATATCCCTGGGGGTCGAACCATCAGCCGGCCAGGTGAAGCTCTGGGTGGAGTCCGGTGCCGACCCGGTGACCGGTTACGGCCGGGCGGTGGCTCGGATCCCCTTCAGCGACGGCGCGGTGCTCGACAGCGGGGCTCCGTCCGTACGGCATCACGTTCCGCTGCCCGGCACGCTGCGCAACCACCCGGCGCTCGACCTGGCCGGCCGCCGGGTGCTGATCAGCCACTGGGCGGGCGGCCAACACCGCTACGCCGTCTACCGGATGAACGAGTTCCTCGCGGGACGCTATGAGCCGACACACCTGGTGCGTGATACGGCCAGGCGCAGGGGTGAGCCACTTCAGGGGTGCGCACTGCACGGGGACCATATCTACCAACTCACCGGAAATCCCTATACCGTCAGAACTGGTATCAATCCACCTGATTCCGGTGGAAACACCTTTGTGTCCGCGATCGCGATCACGGCGGGCGGCTCAGCGGGCCGCCGGCACGTCACCGCGGCGCTCTCACTCCCCTTCCGTGAACCGGAGGGGATCGCTGTACGGCTCTCCCCCGCCCCTCAGTTGTGTACCGGCTTCTCCTCGAAGACAACCGGGCGCCGGGAACTGAGCGTCCACGGCTTCACCCGCTGA
- a CDS encoding bifunctional cytidylyltransferase/SDR family oxidoreductase has product MSRHASRRPTVAVVLAGGTGQRVGLAIPKQLLTIAGKSILEHTLRIFENAPDVDDVIVMMAPDHVAAAERIIAASGLRKVSRVVPGGATRSATTRLALLAAGERLADGEDCNILLHDAVRPLVSQRVVRECVEALGRYRAVDVAIPSSDTIIVTRTHGDDGEFVTRIPDRARLRRGQTPQGFRLSTIRRAYELAAADPAFHTTDDCSVVVSYLPDVPVHVVRGDEVNTKVTQPVDVFIADKLFQLAASATPDRGGDEFYRNRLAGTTMLVFGGSYGIGADIARLAESYGARVYALGRSTTGTHVERPEDVDAAFSRAHQETGRVDFVVNTAGVLRIGRLDEAAPSTIREALDVNYLAPLNIARTAFRYLSETRGQLLLFTSSSYTRGRAEYSLYSSTKAAMVNLTQALADEWATDGVRVNCVNPERTATPMRTRAFGQEPEGSLLTSESVARSSLDVLLSGMTGHVIDVRKQDPTAEERT; this is encoded by the coding sequence TTGTCCCGCCATGCATCGCGCCGCCCCACGGTCGCTGTCGTCCTCGCAGGCGGCACCGGACAGCGCGTCGGACTCGCGATACCGAAGCAGCTTCTGACGATCGCCGGGAAGTCGATACTCGAGCACACCCTGCGCATCTTCGAGAACGCTCCGGATGTCGACGACGTCATCGTCATGATGGCCCCCGACCACGTCGCGGCGGCCGAGCGGATCATCGCGGCCTCGGGGCTGCGCAAGGTGTCCCGGGTCGTGCCCGGCGGAGCGACCCGCAGCGCGACCACCCGCCTGGCCCTCCTTGCCGCCGGTGAGCGGCTCGCCGATGGCGAGGACTGCAACATCCTGCTCCATGACGCGGTCCGTCCGCTGGTCTCGCAACGGGTGGTGAGGGAGTGCGTCGAGGCACTCGGCCGCTACCGGGCCGTCGACGTCGCCATCCCCTCGTCGGACACGATCATCGTCACCCGGACGCACGGGGACGACGGTGAGTTCGTCACCCGGATTCCCGACCGCGCCCGGCTGCGCCGGGGGCAGACCCCCCAGGGTTTCCGTCTCTCGACGATCCGCAGAGCCTACGAACTGGCGGCGGCCGACCCGGCCTTCCACACCACCGACGACTGCTCGGTGGTGGTGAGTTATCTCCCTGACGTCCCGGTGCATGTGGTGCGCGGGGACGAGGTCAACACCAAGGTCACCCAGCCCGTCGACGTCTTCATCGCCGACAAGCTCTTCCAGCTCGCCGCATCGGCCACCCCCGACCGGGGCGGCGACGAGTTCTACCGGAACCGTCTGGCCGGCACCACCATGCTGGTGTTCGGCGGGTCCTACGGGATCGGCGCCGACATCGCCCGGCTGGCGGAGAGTTACGGGGCACGGGTGTACGCCCTGGGACGCTCCACGACCGGCACCCATGTGGAGCGCCCCGAGGATGTGGACGCCGCGTTCTCCCGGGCGCACCAGGAGACCGGCCGGGTCGACTTCGTCGTGAACACGGCCGGGGTACTGCGCATCGGCCGGCTCGACGAGGCCGCGCCCAGCACTATTCGCGAGGCACTCGACGTGAACTACCTCGCTCCCCTGAACATCGCCCGCACGGCCTTCCGCTACCTCAGCGAGACCCGGGGGCAGCTGCTGCTCTTCACGTCGAGCAGCTACACCCGCGGCCGCGCCGAGTACAGCCTCTACTCGTCCACCAAGGCGGCCATGGTCAATCTGACCCAGGCCCTCGCGGACGAGTGGGCAACCGACGGGGTGCGGGTCAACTGTGTCAATCCGGAGCGCACCGCTACCCCGATGCGTACCAGGGCATTCGGCCAGGAGCCCGAGGGCTCGCTGCTGACGTCGGAGTCCGTGGCCCGCAGTTCGCTGGACGTGCTGCTCTCCGGCATGACGGGCCACGTCATCGACGTACGCAAGCAGGACCCGACGGCGGAGGAACGGACGTGA
- a CDS encoding rhamnogalacturonan acetylesterase, whose product MTHSAPEPGRRARIFVAGDSTAVTRPVSHLPMAGWAQALPLFLTDAVEVVNCARARASSKSFRERGRLQWILENMAPGDYLVYGFGQIDWKPDPGLHTDPFGSFVDQMRAYATGARERQGHPVILLPFERRRIDRHGNVTRFLGDYPVAARRLAVDEHIPVIDLYGQSLAWWEELGPENSQDAFTYLRPGEPLLEIVQDADNVHLRPEGAVECARFVARSLAEQQVIPAHWVRGLDVTSFSYRQLGWLDDATFVQRTKARVSTSPAPEAGA is encoded by the coding sequence ATGACCCACTCAGCACCCGAACCCGGCCGCCGGGCAAGGATTTTCGTCGCCGGTGACTCCACGGCCGTCACCCGCCCGGTCAGCCATCTCCCGATGGCCGGCTGGGCACAGGCGCTGCCACTTTTCCTCACCGATGCCGTCGAGGTGGTCAACTGTGCGCGCGCGCGGGCGAGTTCCAAGAGTTTCCGGGAGCGCGGCAGGCTGCAGTGGATCCTGGAGAACATGGCGCCGGGCGACTACCTCGTCTACGGCTTCGGCCAGATCGACTGGAAGCCGGACCCGGGGCTGCACACCGATCCCTTCGGCAGCTTCGTCGACCAGATGCGGGCGTACGCCACGGGTGCGCGCGAACGCCAGGGCCACCCGGTGATCCTGCTGCCGTTCGAACGGCGGAGGATCGACCGGCACGGCAATGTGACGCGCTTCCTGGGCGACTATCCGGTGGCGGCGCGCCGACTCGCCGTGGACGAACACATCCCGGTGATTGATCTCTACGGACAGAGCCTCGCCTGGTGGGAGGAGCTGGGCCCGGAGAACTCCCAGGACGCCTTCACCTACCTGCGTCCTGGTGAGCCGCTCCTGGAGATCGTCCAGGACGCGGACAACGTCCATCTGCGACCCGAGGGCGCTGTGGAATGCGCCCGCTTCGTGGCCCGCAGCCTCGCCGAACAGCAGGTGATCCCGGCTCACTGGGTGCGGGGTCTCGACGTCACCTCCTTCTCCTACCGCCAGCTCGGCTGGCTGGACGACGCCACCTTCGTGCAGCGCACCAAGGCCCGTGTGTCCACGAGTCCCGCTCCGGAGGCCGGCGCATGA
- a CDS encoding Ig-like domain-containing protein, with product MNHLLCRGRATGTEPSRGAVYAALYSSADPLSGVAPGDQLQLGLSVAADGGAPYGCAYLMEDSLLDAADVLDAQQLEYFPEQRCFRVRADPGTHASGVLLLRIKHPTGAPRLRPQIRVAVPDGPGRKPVRTGRLSDAALPVLAPAARGLRIVVRPGEGGTVHATSALPGSTPISVTQPAYGTARLTADGWVSYQPRPGFRGYDRFQYTVATADGGKSSAPVNVHVGELGEVPGVFPEHTGAAAFRAWQWPELTGEMPWPQASGTTQAQQGPAQEGQTW from the coding sequence ATGAACCATCTGCTGTGCCGTGGCAGGGCCACCGGCACCGAACCGTCCCGGGGCGCGGTGTACGCGGCCCTCTACAGCTCGGCCGACCCGCTGTCCGGTGTCGCCCCCGGCGACCAGCTCCAACTCGGCCTCTCGGTGGCCGCCGACGGGGGCGCGCCCTACGGCTGCGCCTATCTGATGGAGGACTCGCTGCTCGACGCAGCCGACGTCCTGGACGCCCAGCAGCTGGAGTACTTCCCCGAACAGCGCTGCTTCCGGGTACGGGCGGATCCCGGCACACACGCCTCGGGCGTCCTCCTCCTCCGGATAAAACATCCCACCGGGGCGCCCAGGCTGCGCCCGCAGATCAGGGTCGCCGTGCCGGACGGCCCGGGGCGCAAGCCGGTCCGTACCGGCCGGCTCAGCGATGCCGCACTGCCCGTCCTGGCACCCGCGGCGAGGGGCCTGCGCATCGTGGTGCGTCCGGGCGAGGGCGGAACGGTGCACGCGACCTCCGCGCTCCCGGGCAGCACCCCGATCTCGGTGACCCAACCCGCTTACGGGACAGCGCGGTTGACGGCCGACGGCTGGGTGTCCTATCAGCCGCGTCCCGGATTCCGGGGCTACGACAGATTCCAGTACACCGTCGCGACCGCGGACGGTGGCAAGAGCTCGGCGCCGGTGAACGTACACGTCGGCGAGCTCGGCGAGGTGCCGGGCGTGTTCCCCGAGCACACCGGCGCCGCCGCGTTCCGTGCCTGGCAATGGCCGGAACTCACCGGTGAGATGCCGTGGCCGCAGGCGTCGGGGACCACGCAGGCACAGCAGGGACCGGCCCAGGAGGGTCAGACATGGTGA
- a CDS encoding glycosyltransferase family 2 protein → MVNSAGQGAGTAHPGHIRDVSVVLRVSDHAATLEACLGSLAQQSLGAERIEVIAIDDGSTDDSGPLLARAARTHRGMLRTGQQQHGLGPAAARNLGLSQAAGRYVIFLEAADRLAPDALARMVAAADRSEADVVLGKLESTGRHSVATSMFRANQDYTDLYGSRVYWSLTPDKLFRMSLLQRRGLQFPTDLHIGDDQVFTAQALTAADNIAVVADRTCVFKGPSGAAAVTLTERVALAARMMALVTTLVPAGPQRDRLLSRHLESELGKPTGALLLASDNPAEQERAMWAASDVLHAHLTAGALALLPRPVAVRMALLSAGRFAEARRMAEYEAQKGQPAPKKTIENGRVFTALPFFRDPQTALPDELFDITDRMTVTHQLTRLEWTKSILGIDGTAFFEQLSTRDRATKVVLRERLSGAEERFSVTARRDEKLVNAKGKPRAMGRFSARVNLRQTSSGRPLGPGIWDLWLSVSFEGVTREVRLGRRRSDDVDVTSRPPVVIAPSPRSADHHLVAVPFCTPQGDISLQISEQLPLPVAR, encoded by the coding sequence ATGGTGAATTCCGCGGGCCAGGGCGCGGGTACGGCCCACCCCGGCCACATCCGGGATGTCTCGGTGGTCCTCCGGGTCAGCGATCACGCCGCGACTCTCGAGGCGTGCCTCGGGTCGCTGGCCCAGCAGTCGCTGGGAGCTGAGCGGATCGAGGTCATCGCGATCGACGACGGTTCGACCGACGACAGCGGTCCACTGCTCGCCCGGGCCGCCCGCACCCACCGCGGAATGCTGCGTACCGGTCAGCAGCAGCACGGGCTGGGACCCGCCGCGGCGCGCAATCTCGGGCTGAGCCAGGCGGCCGGACGGTACGTCATCTTCCTCGAGGCCGCCGACCGGCTCGCGCCCGACGCACTGGCCAGGATGGTCGCGGCCGCGGACCGCAGCGAGGCCGATGTGGTGCTCGGCAAGCTGGAGAGCACCGGCCGGCACTCGGTCGCGACGTCGATGTTCCGCGCGAACCAGGACTACACCGACCTCTACGGGTCGCGGGTCTACTGGTCTCTCACCCCGGACAAACTGTTCCGGATGAGCCTGCTGCAACGCCGCGGGCTGCAGTTCCCGACCGACCTGCACATCGGCGACGACCAGGTCTTCACCGCGCAGGCACTGACCGCGGCCGACAACATCGCGGTGGTGGCGGACCGCACCTGTGTGTTCAAGGGCCCCTCCGGTGCGGCAGCGGTCACGCTGACCGAACGCGTGGCACTCGCGGCACGGATGATGGCGCTGGTCACCACTCTGGTTCCCGCGGGCCCTCAGCGGGACCGGCTGCTCTCACGGCATCTGGAGTCCGAACTCGGCAAGCCCACCGGCGCCCTGCTGCTCGCATCGGACAACCCCGCCGAGCAGGAGCGTGCGATGTGGGCCGCTTCGGACGTCCTGCACGCCCATCTCACCGCGGGCGCGCTGGCACTGCTGCCCCGGCCGGTGGCCGTACGTATGGCCCTGCTGTCGGCGGGACGTTTCGCCGAGGCCCGTCGGATGGCGGAGTACGAAGCGCAGAAGGGACAGCCGGCGCCGAAGAAGACCATCGAGAACGGCCGGGTCTTCACGGCCCTGCCGTTCTTCCGGGACCCGCAGACAGCGCTGCCGGACGAGCTCTTCGACATCACGGACCGGATGACGGTGACCCATCAGCTGACCCGTCTGGAATGGACGAAGTCGATCCTGGGAATCGATGGCACCGCCTTCTTCGAGCAGCTCTCCACCCGCGACCGGGCCACCAAAGTGGTGCTGCGCGAGCGTCTCAGCGGCGCCGAGGAGCGTTTCTCGGTGACGGCGCGCAGAGACGAGAAGCTGGTCAACGCCAAGGGCAAGCCGAGGGCCATGGGCCGCTTCTCCGCGCGGGTCAACCTCCGACAGACTTCGAGCGGCCGCCCGCTGGGGCCCGGCATCTGGGATCTGTGGCTCTCGGTGAGTTTCGAGGGCGTCACCCGGGAGGTACGGCTCGGCCGCAGACGTTCCGACGACGTGGATGTCACGAGCAGGCCGCCGGTCGTGATCGCCCCTTCGCCGCGCTCCGCGGACCACCATCTGGTCGCCGTGCCCTTCTGCACACCCCAGGGCGACATCTCGCTGCAGATCTCCGAACAGCTTCCGCTGCCCGTAGCTCGGTGA
- a CDS encoding LCP family protein translates to MRIVLICLAVLLVAAGGTAWWLYNSLDGNIKGVDINKALGKDRPEKLPTAGQNLLVLGSDSRAGENGKIAGGNVSGARSDTALVIHIPQGRSRATAVSIPRDTLVTRPECTKKDGSPMPSAKRVMFNSVYSLVGPACVVKTVEKMSDVRIDHYMEIDFAGFKDLVDAIGGVTVDVPQDIHDGASGLDLKKGPQKLNGTQSLEFVRTRHGIGDGSDLGRIGLQQEFMLDLLGEVQKQDLLSSPTKSYKIANSATKSLTTDSDLASLKSLGEFARSMKGVNPDTMETIMLPVAYDKADPNRVVAAEPQATQLWKAIRTDTEVPAAAKKSPATGG, encoded by the coding sequence CTGCGCATCGTGCTGATCTGCCTCGCTGTACTGCTGGTTGCCGCCGGCGGTACCGCCTGGTGGCTCTACAACAGCCTCGACGGCAACATCAAGGGCGTCGACATCAACAAGGCTCTCGGCAAGGACCGCCCCGAGAAGCTGCCCACCGCAGGACAGAACCTGCTGGTTCTCGGCTCCGACTCACGGGCCGGGGAGAACGGCAAGATCGCCGGCGGCAATGTCAGCGGCGCCCGCTCCGACACCGCGCTGGTGATCCACATACCGCAGGGCCGGTCCCGGGCGACCGCGGTGAGCATCCCGCGCGACACCCTGGTGACCCGGCCCGAGTGCACCAAGAAGGACGGCTCGCCGATGCCGTCCGCGAAGCGTGTGATGTTCAACTCGGTCTACTCACTGGTCGGTCCGGCCTGCGTGGTGAAGACCGTGGAGAAGATGTCGGATGTACGCATCGATCACTACATGGAGATCGACTTCGCGGGCTTCAAGGACCTTGTCGACGCGATCGGCGGAGTGACGGTGGACGTCCCTCAGGACATCCACGACGGGGCGAGCGGCCTCGATCTCAAGAAGGGCCCGCAGAAGCTCAACGGCACGCAGTCGCTGGAGTTCGTGAGGACCCGTCACGGCATAGGTGACGGCAGCGACCTGGGCCGGATCGGACTCCAGCAGGAGTTCATGCTCGACCTGCTGGGCGAGGTGCAGAAGCAGGACCTGCTGAGCAGCCCCACCAAGTCGTACAAGATCGCCAACTCGGCCACCAAGTCACTGACCACCGACTCGGATCTGGCATCCCTGAAGTCGCTGGGTGAGTTCGCCCGCAGCATGAAGGGCGTCAACCCCGACACCATGGAGACGATCATGCTTCCGGTGGCGTACGACAAGGCTGATCCCAACCGTGTGGTGGCGGCCGAGCCTCAGGCGACGCAGCTGTGGAAGGCCATCCGCACCGACACCGAGGTGCCGGCGGCGGCGAAGAAGTCCCCCGCCACCGGCGGCTGA
- a CDS encoding amino acid permease, with translation MAGTTSVGGTPVSSNLFRTKSVEQSIQDTEEPEYALKKALSTLDLTVFGVGVVIGTGIFVLTGKIAKETAGPAVALAFVVAGVVCGLAALCYAEFASTVPVAGSAYTFSYATLGELPAWIIGWDLILELALGCAVVAVGWSGYIRSLMDTAGLSMPQALSGTHNGVFGFDVLACLLVIILTGILVVGVKLSSRVTAIVVAVKVTVVLLVIVVGAFFITGSNYHPFIPPAQHGEGGTGVSAPLIELMFGFNPGAFGVMGIFTGAAVVFFAFIGFDIVATTAEETLNPQRDVPRGILGSLFICTVLYVAVSIVVTGMQKYTELSTDAPLADAFKSVGHPFWAGLISFGAAVGLTSVCMILLLGQSRVFFAMSRDGLLPMFFSHVHPKFGTPYRSTILLGGIVAIVAGFTSIDVLAELVNIGTLFAFVMVAVGVVILRRKRPDLPRSFRTPLVPLIPALSVLASFWLMLNLPAETWIRFAIWMAVGVVVYFTYSSRSSRLRQFRDAR, from the coding sequence ATGGCGGGGACGACAAGCGTGGGAGGTACGCCCGTGAGCAGCAATCTCTTCCGGACCAAATCCGTGGAGCAGTCCATCCAGGACACGGAGGAACCGGAGTACGCGCTCAAAAAGGCCCTTTCCACTCTGGACCTCACGGTCTTCGGCGTCGGGGTCGTCATCGGTACCGGCATCTTCGTGCTCACCGGGAAGATCGCGAAGGAGACCGCGGGCCCCGCCGTGGCCCTGGCCTTCGTCGTCGCCGGCGTGGTGTGCGGTCTTGCGGCTCTCTGCTATGCGGAGTTCGCCTCGACCGTACCGGTGGCCGGCTCCGCCTACACCTTCTCGTACGCCACACTCGGTGAACTGCCCGCCTGGATCATCGGCTGGGACCTCATCCTCGAACTCGCCCTGGGCTGCGCGGTGGTGGCGGTCGGCTGGTCCGGTTACATCCGCTCCCTCATGGACACGGCGGGGCTGAGCATGCCTCAGGCGCTCAGCGGCACACACAACGGTGTGTTCGGCTTCGATGTGCTCGCCTGTCTGCTGGTGATCATCCTGACGGGCATTCTGGTCGTCGGTGTGAAGCTGTCCTCGCGGGTGACGGCGATCGTCGTCGCCGTCAAGGTCACCGTGGTCCTGCTGGTGATCGTCGTCGGCGCCTTCTTCATCACCGGCTCCAACTACCACCCGTTCATCCCGCCTGCCCAGCACGGAGAGGGTGGCACTGGAGTCTCGGCCCCGCTGATCGAGCTGATGTTCGGATTCAACCCGGGTGCGTTCGGTGTGATGGGCATCTTCACCGGCGCCGCGGTGGTCTTCTTCGCCTTCATCGGTTTCGACATCGTGGCGACGACTGCCGAGGAGACCCTCAATCCGCAGCGCGACGTACCGCGCGGCATCCTGGGCTCGCTCTTCATCTGCACGGTGCTCTACGTGGCGGTCTCGATCGTCGTCACCGGTATGCAGAAGTACACGGAGCTGTCGACCGACGCCCCGCTCGCCGACGCGTTCAAGTCGGTCGGTCACCCCTTCTGGGCGGGCTTGATCAGCTTTGGCGCGGCGGTCGGTCTGACCTCCGTCTGTATGATCCTGCTGCTCGGCCAGAGCCGGGTCTTCTTCGCCATGAGCCGCGACGGTCTGCTTCCGATGTTCTTCTCCCATGTGCACCCGAAGTTCGGCACCCCGTACCGCTCCACGATTCTGCTCGGCGGGATCGTCGCCATCGTGGCCGGCTTCACCTCGATCGACGTGCTTGCCGAACTGGTCAACATCGGGACGCTGTTCGCGTTCGTCATGGTGGCGGTCGGAGTCGTCATCCTGCGCAGGAAGCGCCCGGATCTGCCGCGTTCGTTCCGCACCCCGCTGGTCCCGCTGATCCCGGCACTCTCGGTGCTCGCCTCGTTCTGGCTCATGCTGAACCTCCCCGCCGAGACCTGGATCAGGTTCGCCATCTGGATGGCGGTCGGGGTCGTCGTGTACTTCACCTACAGCTCGCGCAGCAGCCGGCTGCGGCAGTTCCGCGACGCGAGGTAG